The Hippocampus zosterae strain Florida chromosome 20, ASM2543408v3, whole genome shotgun sequence nucleotide sequence GCCCAATATTCCCGGCGGGCCGTTTCGGGTATCGACAAGTCAAATCATTTTCTTCAGCGTTATTTATGGCAATACAAATTGGCTTACAATTTCTTGAACATGAAATAACGGTGAGCGCGCACGGCCCGTTGCAGGCGGCCCCATTTCTTTCACTGGATATTTGAATCAAATGGGACATGAAATGATCTTTTTCCTCtcgagcaggggtggccaaactttGGCGTTTTAAACGCTTGACTTCTAAAAATGGACACAATTCGTCAATgaggttgagaaaaaaaaaaagaaaaaaaaattcagtcgaTTGCGAGTTTTCAAATCGCGTCAGGTTTGCTGGACTTCgattttcaaaaagaaatgaccccccgccccctcccatacAGTGTCAGGCCTCCGCAGTTGCTGCTAAAAAGCGATTGGTTCTCTGTGGTGGTGTTAAAAAAGCCCCGCCTTCTTTTTCAGCTCATTCTGCCGCCATATCGCCAGGCGCTGGAATTCGAAGCGGCCCACGCCGAGTAGCTGTTCAAAGTCAGCGTCGGACAGGAAGTTCTGAGATGGAGAAGAGTGGGTTAGGGGTCACCTGcatcctcgccccccccccccaccactctCCCGCGCAACCAATATCTGCCCTCTGACCTCTTTGCGGCAGGGGTCCACGCCCGGCGGCAGCTCCGAGGCGGCCTTGTCGATGAGGAGCTCGGGGGCCACGCCCTTCCCCCCggcggtggtggaggggggCCGCGATGCGCTCCCGCCGGCGGCGTGAGGGGACGAGTCGCCGACGCGACTCGTGTACAAAGTAGACGGGCTCGCGGGGCCCCCGCCGCCCGAATTTAAAGAGCTGGCGATCAGCTCCTGCGCGGCAAGACAAAGAGaacgagaagaagaaggagcagCCATTTTAGAGAGCAACAAAAGCACCCGCCACCATAGGAAGCGGAACGAAAATCGGAACGGGAATCTCGAGGTTGACTCGGCGCGATTTACCGAGATGCTCTGCGACAACGACGCCTCGCcgttcagctccttcttcagctgCTCGTAGGACTTGCCCGCCTGTCGAGCAAATCCAAGCGGAGCCGTGGATGaacgtggagggggggggggggggcacaatgaCCGGGGGGGATTTTACTCACGCTCCACTTGTGGGGGTCCCAGGCGTTAAACCAGCCGGTGAAGGTGGGGGGCTCGAAACCCTGCTTGACGGAGACCACGGGCGTGTCCTGCTGGCGGCCCGCCGGGTGGGTGCGCAAGTACTCGCGGGCGCAATCCCACGCCTCCTTGGTCTCCGACTGGTTGGCGGAGTTCCCCAGCCACAAGAAAATCTGAGCAAAACGCAGGGAGGCGGGgttgttggctttttttccaaaatcgaAATTGGcggcccccaaaaaaagaagcaaacggAGAGCCGTTGACCTCCTCCCAGGTGTCCAGCAGCATGACGTCGTCCTCGTCCAGGTCGCTCTGCGCAAAGTCGTCCACCTCCGTCATCCGGAACCGGCCCGTCTGATTGGAGCATTCAAACAGGCGGGGGCTGTGAAGCGGCTCCTCCCTCTGGagactgggggaggggggggggggacacactcGGTCACTTCTTTCCTCTCACCTCCACATCTAGCCATCGACAGCAAGCGGGGATCGCCAACCGCCGCTCGTATTTCTTATTCCCCCTTTCTTTCTTGCTCACCATCTTTTATTTTACGCTGCATTTATTGAACAGTAGAATGACTCCtaaccttccccccccccaaaaaaaagctggcgagcggcacagaaaaaaaaatggttggggAAGCTCGCTTCCGACCATttcgcccctcccccccctccaacacaTTGGGCGCTTCTGCCGACGAGCCCGATTCATTGGACTCGGGAGGTGTTGGGGGAGGGAGAACAAAGGAGCGGCGTTTGAGAAATGACCTCTTGTCACTGGCGTAGGGGGCCTTCCCTCCGAGGGCGACCCAGAAGTCGGCGGGCTCCCGGCCCTCCATCACCACCTGTTTGTCGCGCTTGGAGAGCACGTCGGAAACGGCCTTGGCCATCATCCTCTCGTCGCCGTTGCAACCCTGCGGAAGGAAAGAAAAGAtgccagccgccgccgccgccgtcgtcgtccgTCGGCGGCCGGACCGCTGACCTTTCCGTACCACAGGTAGCACGAGTGCTCGCTCTGGAGCAGGAAAACGTCGTTGGTGTTGAGGGACGACGCCCTGGCCTGAACCTCGGTGGCTTTGGTGTTGAGCTCGTTGGTCCCCCGAACCTGGAAGAGCCTGGGTCCTCCGCCCGCGGGCTCCGCAGCGCCGGCTCGACCTGTGCCGCCCTACGCGCGACAGCGTTAGCGCGACGCACACGCGGCGGAAAAGCCGCGACTAAAGCGGGCGCGGCCGCGCGAGGAGGGAGGCCCACCTGAAAGATGATAAGTTTGCCCTTGAAGATGGCCAGGAAGTGGCGGGGCTCCTTCCCCATGACCACCCGCACCTGCACGGGGGTGCCGTCGTACCTGGCGTCCAGCAGCGCGGCCTGATAGGCGCAGGCCGTCACCTCGTCTTTGGTGGCGTGACGCCCCTGGCGACTCCAAAATCCCTTTTGAGTATGGGACGCCCAAGCGGCGAAGCGGCGAGCCGACCCACCTGCCACATGTAGAGAAGGCGCCGCTCCCGGCCGGACACACGATACGTGTAGAGCACCAGGTAGCAGTCTCCGCCGTAGAACTGTCCGTACGTCCTGGGGTCGACCTCCGCCGGCTCCAAATTCTCGATGCGCCACACCTGACGCCCACATGAGTACAACGTGTCCCGAAGCGCATTTGAGCGCCGCCAAAAGCTCACCCCTTCAAGACTTGGCCCGTTACCAGATGTGAAGAGTCACTCGCTTGGATTGCGAGTGACTCGAAGCGCGTTTCGGCTGCTTGGCTTCCAGACTTGACCGGAAGGCCGAGCGAGGTTGAACGGCAAGGAAAACAAGGCGGCCCTTTGACTCAACGTACCGAACGCTTTTTCTGCCAAAAGGTGTCTTTCTCCACCTtgcttaacattttttttttagaacgccCATTTGTTGGGACTTTGTCGACTTTTGCGCaagttagggttggggttggggtcagGGTTGGGTTAagaggttagggttgggtttagggttagggttgggtttagggttagggttgggtttagggttagggttagggttggggtttggggtttggggttagggtttagggttgggtttggggttgggttttgggttagggttaggtttagggttagggtttagggtttagggtttagggtttagggttagggttagggttagggttagggttgggtttggggtttggggttagggttagggttgggtttcgggttagggttagggttgggtttagggttagggtctaGGGTTTGGGGTTAAGATGACGAGCTCAAAAACCCAAATGGCAAATTTCCTTCAACGCTAGCGAATGGAGAAGCGCACCTTGACGTCGCCTGAGGCGTCATCCACCATGCGCTGCTGCGCCGCCAGCTCGGGGCGGGCGTGAAGCTCCAGCACGTCGAACTTCACCTGGTCCACCTTGGCTAGGTGGGGGTAACAGCAAATAGGGGAACTATTTAGGCTGGCGGTTTTGACTCCCGAGCATCAagcgggggtgcgggggggggggggggggggggggcacgagcAACAAGTGGGCTTTGTCTGTCTTGGCCACGCACCTATCTTGCCCAGGCCGTGCGTGACGCCCAGGCCCTGCGTTTGATTCTTGTCCCTCCACTCCTTGAAGAGGTGCTTGAACATGGCCGACTCGCCGCCCTCGCACATCACTTCCACGCCGGTGCTGGCCGGGTAGTTCTTGGCCTTGATGTAAGCCTGACAAGGAACGGGGAATAGCGACGACACTTTCGCACCCAACGACGCCCGCTCGCCGCACGCATCGCTCACCACCGCCCGGTTGAGAGACCCCCGCCTCTCCTCCTCGGAGGCGCGTTTTCCCTTCCACACCATGACGGCGGAGACGCCGTCGTCCAAAATGTAGCAGTCCTGACGGATGGGAGAAAATCCCGTCAAGCCACCGGCGACAGGGCTCCGTGCCGAGATGCTGCGGAAAGGGCTTTTACGGAGGACTGCAGGAGGTCTTGGCTCAGAGGCTGCGTCGCGATTTCCCGAACCACCAGATTCCCGCTGACGTCGGAAACACTGAGGAGAAACGCCGACAAAGTGACCATGTTGAAATGAGATGAGGAGTTTCATCGTGACCCCATCTCGGGGGATCGAGTACTTTATAGAGACTCGAGCGCCGTCCTTACTGGTAGAGCCGGACGGCGGCCTTGCGCGCGCCCCCCGAGTCGTCGTCGGGCACGGCGGCCTTGAGCGGGGCGCTCCTCGGGCCCAGCGACGCCATCATGCTCTCCATGAGCTCGGGCGAGTCGCGCTCGTCGGCGCCCTCCACGACGCCGATCCGAGCCCGGCCCCCTCGCTCCCGGTCGCGGATCTCCTGAGCCAGCAAGGTGGCCTGTGGGACCAGAGGGGACGGGAGGGGGCTTATTTCTTGCCGGCATGACAAGATGAATactcccccccacaaaaaaataaatcaataaaaacttgcACCTTGAGCTTCTCCCTCCTGTTGCTCTTGTCGCCATTCCACTGCACGATGAGTTGGCCCGCGTCCAGTAGAAAGCAGTCGCCAGTGTTGAAGCTGCTCCACGATGCCTccaccttttttgggggtgttggggggggggggggggtgttggtttgttgtttattgaacataaaacatatacagtcataatttgacagaaaataaggtagataaattagtaaaaagaaagaaatcagtcttcattcaacacagttattctgttcaagggagtaggaagaagtaaaaaacatatctagtcctaccccgttatgtgtttatatctaataaatcatttttatatcaatcaaaaaagaaaaaaggaagaagaaagaagtctccacgAAAGCTCATATTTTACCCATAACCGTGCcagttttacaacttttggtttgtatcgggattatatacatccacaccctggcactcttgtgtcaattttctcttgtattcagaatggatatttcaatacctttctctgtttatcaacttagttctgatttatcattatatttcatgtttagaattgatcattttaactctgattgatgtagccGCCACATTTGGACCAAACGCTCAGGCCCAAAGAAAGAAATAGGGCCCAAGGAAGGGTCCTGATCGCACCTCGGCGGCTGTGACGTGCTTGCGCCCTTTGACGTGCAGCAGGCGCAGGACGTCGTAGGCGTTGGTGTCCACGTGCTTGAAACCGGACGCCGCGCCCCCCTTTTTGTAGCTGCCGAGGAAGAGAGAAGCAAAACGCCGAGCAAAGTCCGAGGGCCCGTAAAACAAGGCGCCGCGGGCGACGAGCGCAGACGGCGACGCCTCGGGTCCAAAGTCGCCCCGCGGCTTCCGCGCTTTCCCCGGCGGCGCAGTACTCACACGAGGCCCTTTTTGAAGTAGCCGCGGAAGCGTGGCGACTCGTGGCCCTGCACCTCCCTGCGCTGCACCGCCGTGCCGCCCAGGTGCTCGTCCAGCTGCGTGACGTAGACGGCCGCCGCCCCCTGCTCGTCCTGCGATGAGACCTTCCCGATCCAGTAGTGAATGTCCACCGTGCCCGAGTTGTCGCTCGTCTGCGAGAGGGATGAAACGCGTATGAGAGGGGGTCAactacccccaccccacccctttgCGGTGCATGCTTTTTGTGCCATTCCTTTTTGTGCCAAAGTGTGATGTTGGCTTGCAGACGTTCAAAGGTCACCAAAACGGAATCGTTTTTCCCCGCGAGTGATGTTTGGCGGTGTTTGTTTCCTCGTGGGGGTGCGCCAACTCTCTGGGATTGGAAGGTCTACTCACATGCAGCACGATGTAACAATCGCCCTCATAAAAGTTGCCGAAGCTTTGGGCCGGCACTGGCACCATCTTCAGCTTCTGTTGGACATTGACAAGAACAAGGCCGAGGACGTCAAATGAAGAAGTACGCAAATcctcgcccccccctcccacatacACAAAAGGCTGCCGTTTGCTCGATTGCATGACTCACGTTAATGGTCCATATCTGCAGGCCGGCTTTTCTGTTGACACCCCCGAAGGCATCTTTCTTGGCCTCGTTCATCATCACGAGCGCTGCGGACTGCAGGAACAAATATTTACCCAATCATTTTGTTCAGAcgttggggttttttccccccaaatatgaagggtcgcggcttggagtttgaagcggattacgtgggacaggagaagtgaacgaatctcttttcgtcaatggacgctacagcttcgtgtttgctttcaaaacttagcttgtagcagacgtgtgcacattttcagcatgacgtctctgatccactggtgaaaggacactttgatcctctcctctttaatctataactgcttcagacaacaaagtggatgcagaaaattggtgaagattgcacgactgtgtgtgtcctatgtgttgtgttgtgttatttttgttattttgacttcaaaatggcgccgcgagagtggctgcctttcctgcagctcctatattttgttgttctacttcttgctttcataactttgctgctgtgaattgggaatttctccattgcgagactaataaaggttttcttattcttaaagCTGCAACTTCAGGGAACATACGTTGCAGACACACAATTATAGGTCCTAAAATTTGTGATACCATTGGTCCAAaactttggttgtttttttttacatctgcaattgtagctcaataGCGCTGTATTGAAAGTTGAAAAATTAAGAGAAATGCAGTTGGATTTCCAATATCAACTCATTGACAATGCGTCCCTTTTGTTtcgtcatcatcctcctcctccccctcctccgatGATTGCCCGGCGCCAACAGATGGCGGAGATGAAGCCAAGCGATAGCGTCCAAACAACCAAACATCCGCCCTCGCCATCCTCGCCGATGACCGCTCGACTCGCTCGAGGCAAAGTCATAATGCCAATGCGACCGCTCGCAAACGGTGGGCGCCTTCATCGCGCCACCATGGAAGTGGGGGCAAGTTCCCCAGAGAATCCCAGCGAAGCGCTGTCTTCTCAGagcattcaaaaaaacaaaaaacacggcacaaagtgaaatgaaattgtGGCCAGAACGTTGTTGGCGCACGGGCAGACTTTGGACCTGATAAGTAGCAGACAcgcccttcccttcccttcccttcccttccctgtTTGACATGGAGTAATTCTAGCACTACATTTCAAGTCCTATACTGACACAAAGTATGTCTAGATAGTCGTTTTAGTATTTGAAGAAAATTTCTCACAACAATTCCATCCACCCCTCTCCACTTTGCATTTACAGGACCGCTACCGGACACCGAATCTTTCGACGTACAATAAAttcgacggggggggggggggcaaagtgaCTTTGTTGTTTGACTTCCCAACAGCAATCCCGAGTCCATTGCGGACCATTGACCTTCCCGGTGGAACACGGCGAGTCCACCATCGGGATGGAAACCACATCGCGCGGCTGTGTTGACCTTCGCCGTTAGCGCACACAAAAGAGCGGCTGGGATTGCAAACTGAAGCCATTCAACacatgggtggtggtggtggtgggggtgtggggtgcaaaataaatcaaatccatAATCGTGCAACAGGAAGAACCGGTTCCACTTCAATGAAGCCACAGGGAGCCTGTCATCTTTCGCCGCAAGAATCGCAAATGGACTGAAAAGTACTCACCAAAATGTCAATGTCAAGGTCAAAACAAGTGGCGGAGAAGAGGTGGACTTTTTAGAAAGCCGACGATATTTTTGGCGCCGGGAGCAAAGCAAAAGCGACCTCGTTGTCTTGGAAGCTGCGCACGTTGGAAAAAGCCAAGGCACGACCTGTGCGTGCATGTGCCGGAGCTGGAGCGGATTGGCTTCCACGCCCACTCCCGCAACACACCTGCAATTTGCCTTCCTGCCAATCTCGCGCAGGACGGGGGCTGCGAATGCGAGCTCCAATGGGAGAATAGCAGCGAGCGGAATCACAATCGCTGCACATTGACGTGTATGGCCCACAACGTCGAATCCCACAATGGGCTCAGTAGAGCCAAAGCTAAAAGTTCCCCTCGCATATCACATGAGGAGTCTAAGCTAGCGGCTAATCACGGATTGCGCAA carries:
- the vill gene encoding villin-1 isoform X2; translated protein: MMNEAKKDAFGGVNRKAGLQIWTINKLKMVPVPAQSFGNFYEGDCYIVLHTSDNSGTVDIHYWIGKVSSQDEQGAAAVYVTQLDEHLGGTAVQRREVQGHESPRFRGYFKKGLVYKKGGAASGFKHVDTNAYDVLRLLHVKGRKHVTAAEVEASWSSFNTGDCFLLDAGQLIVQWNGDKSNRREKLKATLLAQEIRDRERGGRARIGVVEGADERDSPELMESMMASLGPRSAPLKAAVPDDDSGGARKAAVRLYHVSDVSGNLVVREIATQPLSQDLLQSSDCYILDDGVSAVMVWKGKRASEEERRGSLNRAVVSDACGERASLGAKVSSLFPVPCQAYIKAKNYPASTGVEVMCEGGESAMFKHLFKEWRDKNQTQGLGVTHGLGKIAKVDQVKFDVLELHARPELAAQQRMVDDASGDVKVWRIENLEPAEVDPRTYGQFYGGDCYLVLYTYRVSGRERRLLYMWQGRHATKDEVTACAYQAALLDARYDGTPVQVRVVMGKEPRHFLAIFKGKLIIFQGGTGRAGAAEPAGGGPRLFQVRGTNELNTKATEVQARASSLNTNDVFLLQSEHSCYLWYGKGCNGDERMMAKAVSDVLSKRDKQVVMEGREPADFWVALGGKAPYASDKSLQREEPLHSPRLFECSNQTGRFRMTEVDDFAQSDLDEDDVMLLDTWEEIFLWLGNSANQSETKEAWDCAREYLRTHPAGRQQDTPVVSVKQGFEPPTFTGWFNAWDPHKWSAGKSYEQLKKELNGEASLSQSISELIASSLNSGGGGPASPSTLYTSRVGDSSPHAAGGSASRPPSTTAGGKGVAPELLIDKAASELPPGVDPCRKENFLSDADFEQLLGVGRFEFQRLAIWRQNELKKKAGLF
- the vill gene encoding villin-1 isoform X1; the protein is MDSGLLLGSQTTKSLCPPPPPLVMMNEAKKDAFGGVNRKAGLQIWTINKLKMVPVPAQSFGNFYEGDCYIVLHTSDNSGTVDIHYWIGKVSSQDEQGAAAVYVTQLDEHLGGTAVQRREVQGHESPRFRGYFKKGLVYKKGGAASGFKHVDTNAYDVLRLLHVKGRKHVTAAEVEASWSSFNTGDCFLLDAGQLIVQWNGDKSNRREKLKATLLAQEIRDRERGGRARIGVVEGADERDSPELMESMMASLGPRSAPLKAAVPDDDSGGARKAAVRLYHVSDVSGNLVVREIATQPLSQDLLQSSDCYILDDGVSAVMVWKGKRASEEERRGSLNRAVVSDACGERASLGAKVSSLFPVPCQAYIKAKNYPASTGVEVMCEGGESAMFKHLFKEWRDKNQTQGLGVTHGLGKIAKVDQVKFDVLELHARPELAAQQRMVDDASGDVKVWRIENLEPAEVDPRTYGQFYGGDCYLVLYTYRVSGRERRLLYMWQGRHATKDEVTACAYQAALLDARYDGTPVQVRVVMGKEPRHFLAIFKGKLIIFQGGTGRAGAAEPAGGGPRLFQVRGTNELNTKATEVQARASSLNTNDVFLLQSEHSCYLWYGKGCNGDERMMAKAVSDVLSKRDKQVVMEGREPADFWVALGGKAPYASDKSLQREEPLHSPRLFECSNQTGRFRMTEVDDFAQSDLDEDDVMLLDTWEEIFLWLGNSANQSETKEAWDCAREYLRTHPAGRQQDTPVVSVKQGFEPPTFTGWFNAWDPHKWSAGKSYEQLKKELNGEASLSQSISELIASSLNSGGGGPASPSTLYTSRVGDSSPHAAGGSASRPPSTTAGGKGVAPELLIDKAASELPPGVDPCRKENFLSDADFEQLLGVGRFEFQRLAIWRQNELKKKAGLF
- the vill gene encoding villin-1 isoform X3, which gives rise to MDSGLLLGSQTTKSLCPPPPPLVMMNEAKKDAFGGVNRKAGLQIWTINKLKMVPVPAQSFGNFYEGDCYIVLHTSDNSGTVDIHYWIGKVSSQDEQGAAAVYVTQLDEHLGGTAVQRREVQGHESPRFRGYFKKGLVYKKGGAASGFKHVDTNAYDVLRLLHVKGRKHVTAAEVEASWSSFNTGDCFLLDAGQLIVQWNGDKSNRREKLKATLLAQEIRDRERGGRARIGVVEGADERDSPELMESMMASLGPRSAPLKAAVPDDDSGGARKAAVRLYHVSDVSGNLVVREIATQPLSQDLLQSSDCYILDDGVSAVMVWKGKRASEEERRGSLNRAVAYIKAKNYPASTGVEVMCEGGESAMFKHLFKEWRDKNQTQGLGVTHGLGKIAKVDQVKFDVLELHARPELAAQQRMVDDASGDVKVWRIENLEPAEVDPRTYGQFYGGDCYLVLYTYRVSGRERRLLYMWQGRHATKDEVTACAYQAALLDARYDGTPVQVRVVMGKEPRHFLAIFKGKLIIFQGGTGRAGAAEPAGGGPRLFQVRGTNELNTKATEVQARASSLNTNDVFLLQSEHSCYLWYGKGCNGDERMMAKAVSDVLSKRDKQVVMEGREPADFWVALGGKAPYASDKSLQREEPLHSPRLFECSNQTGRFRMTEVDDFAQSDLDEDDVMLLDTWEEIFLWLGNSANQSETKEAWDCAREYLRTHPAGRQQDTPVVSVKQGFEPPTFTGWFNAWDPHKWSAGKSYEQLKKELNGEASLSQSISELIASSLNSGGGGPASPSTLYTSRVGDSSPHAAGGSASRPPSTTAGGKGVAPELLIDKAASELPPGVDPCRKENFLSDADFEQLLGVGRFEFQRLAIWRQNELKKKAGLF